Genomic window (Oryzias latipes chromosome 17, ASM223467v1):
GCAACTGGGAATCCTGGAAggtagacatttttttaaaacaagttaaaTCTTCAACATAGAATGAACGTATTTTTCAAAACGTAATGTTTTTAGTGTCTGTTTGTTTCAAGTTTGGTTTTAATAACTTCACTGCATTTAAAGCTGTCCTAAGAATTTGTTTTGGAGGGAAATTAACACATTCACTATCTTTAAAGTCAAATATTGGTACATGAAGATCTTCTAACATCTTTTGTCTTGGATCATTTCAAACATGAGAAACACTAAGTTTTATTAACAAACTATATATGTGCATCAATCATTTGTCTAATTACTGTTAGTCACAACAAATAAGATCAATATAAAACCATGCTTATTGTCTAAAGTGTATTTTATGACCTTAAAGAATGATTCAATGGAGCCCCTAAGAACTTggtcaaaaaacaaaccaagctAAATCACATGGAACAATGTCTGCGACGTCCAGAGAATGGGTTGTACACTTTGCCAAACTGGTCtttcttttatagtaaacacctgttttctgttgttgttcttATTTGCGCAATTTAGTTCAGTTTGAAAAGCTAAGTGCATACCTTCAGATGAGCATGGACAGCCTTCAGCTGTTTCTGGGCTTCAGCTGCCTGCCTGTTGGCTTGGCTGAGCTGGATCTCCATTTCGTTGAGGTCTCCCTCCATCTTCTTTTTAATACGAAGAGCTTCATTCCTGCTTCGAGTTTCAGCCTCCAGAGAACTCTGCAGGGTATCTACAACTCTCTGCTGGTTTCTCTTGGCTTGTTCCATCTCTTCATCTTTCTCAGCTATCTTACGCTCCATGTCTGCTTTGATTTGGTTAAACTCGAGCTGAACTCTGAGAATCTTGCCCTCTTCATGCTCCAGTGAAGCCTGTCATGAAGTAGATTCATATAAGATTGTAATTATTTATCTATCAAAGATTGTCAGATGCCCATCTTGGACTGGACAGTGTACCTCTGCTTCCTCCAGAGCCGTCTGAATCTCTGACTTCTCTTGTTCCAGCTGCTTGCGAATCTTCTCAAGCTCATGAATGCTCTTTCCACCCTCACCAATTTGCTCAGTTAGGTCAGATATTTCCTCTAGAGTTAAAATAATGATCATCTATAAACTTTACAGAGTTTTGCAGATAAAACACAATCTTGATCACAGATAGACAGACCTTGTAGGttcttgttttctcttttcatgGTCTCCAGATGTTCTAGAGCCTCTTCATAGGAGTTCTTCAGTTTGAAGAGCTCAGTACTCAGAGATCTGGCTTCCTTTTGGGAACTTTCCAGCTCTGATTGAGACTCTTCATACTTTTGCTTCCATTCTGCCAAGACCTGGAACATATTGACCAGTTtcagtaaaatattttctttatgccTTTCATGAACAACTGTtgtagatggggggggggggggggggcacacccATAAACCTGACCTTGTCAAAGTTCCTCTGCTTCTTgtccagagcagcagcagcagcatttgacCTCTCCACATCCACCATGAGATCTTCAATCTCATTCTGCAGTCTGTGTTTGGTCTTCTCCAAGGAGGAACATTTAGCATTCACTGCTTCAACAGcttcctcagcctcctgcagACGCTGAGCCAGCTTCTTCCTATTTTGTATAAGAACGTATTAAAAGGTGACGTCCTTTGGATCATTGCTGGGTTCTTtaccatcagttgtgtttgtcttACTTGGCTTCTTCCAGTTCCTCAGTCCTCTGGATGGCGTCAGTTTCGTACTTGGTTCTCCACTGAGCCACCTCGGAGTTGGCTTTGGACATGCTGCGCTGCAGCTCAGCCTtggcctcctgctcctcctcataCTGCTCCCTGAGGAGATCACAGTCATGACGAGCTGACTGCACAGCATGGGCTAAGGCGTTCTTGGCCTGAAATTAGGGGAAAAAGCTTTTACTTTGCAGGCTTCAGTAAAAACTATAATTGTGGTGTCATTGCCACTGGAGCTACCTTGACTTCTTCTTCAAGTTGTCGCTTCAGGTCATCAATCTGCTGAGTGTAAGACTGTTTTCCTCTGGTGAGTTGAGACACCAGGGAGTCTTTCTCCTCCAGCTGCCTTTGAAATTCCCCTGATTCAAACAGACAATGAAAATTCAGCTCCTTATTCCTTAAAAATAAGCAATGGAGGTATAGTGTGAAGCTAACCATTTTCAGTTTGAAGCTTAGCTTTTTGCATTGTGAAGTCATTGATGGTGCGCTGTCCCTCCTCTGATTTAGTTTTATATTCATTCATCTGGTCCTCCAAAGATCTGcacattttctccaaattgttctgaaaacaaaagatcATTGTGATTACTCGAGCTTTGACACCTTCTCCTAGTTCTCTAGAACTGTCATTGAGGGTTTCCATCAATTTTAACTGTTTGTATATTTTAAACGTCCTTCATCAGGCTGTCACACACCTTAGACTTTACAATCTGTTCCATGTTGGAAACCACATCATCCAGCTCCAGTTTGAGTTCACTCTTCTCCTTCTCCAGTTTCTGCTTGACTCTCTGCAGGTTGTCAATCTGCTCTCCCAGGTCAGCCACACTGTCTGCTTGTTTCTTTCTGAGGCTTGCAGTTGTGGATTCATGGTGCAGAGTGGCCTCTTCAAGGTCTCTGCGGAGCTTCTGGAACTCGGCCTCCCTCTTCTTGTTCATCTCGATCTGAGcagctgtggctcctccagcctcctccagCCTCTCACTGATCTCCTCCAGCTCCCGAGCCAAGTCTGCTCTTTGCTTCTCCACTTTGGCTCGAGCAGCTCGCTCAGCCTCCAGTTCTTCCTCAAGTTCTTCAATGCGAGCCTGAGACCAAAGTCAAACAGAAGTTGTTGATGAATGTCTCTGATGTTCACAGCCTGTTGGACGTTGATGGTTCTTCTTAGTTTATATTTTCCCACCTGCAGCTCTTTGAGCTTTTTCTGGAGTTGGGCACACATTGCCTGTTCATCTTCTATTTTACCATTAAGTTGACTGATTTCAAAATCTTTCCTAAAGATAAAAAGTAGAAAttgaaaagtgacaaaaactttgcatttgttgttttttagaagCAAAAAAGTCTTTAAGTTACTTTTTCAGTCTCTCTTCGAGTTGCTGCTTGTCGTTTTCTAGATCCATGACACTTTCTTGGGCCAACTTTAGGTCCCCCTCAAGCTTCCTCTTTGCTCTTTCAAGGTCCATCCGGATTTTCTTCTCCTGTTCTAGGGACCCCTCAagctgcaaaagaaaacatactCTTCAGTATATGTAGCTAGTATTTGGTCAAGCCCTGTTAGCCTTCTAAGTTCATTACATCGTCCACTTGTTGCTCCAGCTTAGCTTTGGCCTTGGTCAGAGTGTTGACTTTGTCTTCTTCACTCTGCAGGTCATCCAGCGTTTGCTGATGAGCTTCTTGTAAAGCTTTCTTCTCCTTGGTAAGCTTGGCGATGATTTCATCCAAAGCAGCCATCTCCTCTGTCAGGTTCTTCACCTGTTATAAAAAGGCCATAAATCACTGTCAGCTTCAGTGTCAGTCctagaaaagcatttttgattAAATCTTTTGTTTCCCAGTACCTTGTTCTCAGTGGCGTGTTTCTCCTTCTCCACTTTAGCCAGAGTTAGCTCCAGATCATCAATGTCCTTCTTTAACTCGGAGCACTCATCTTCCAGCTTTCTCTTCTTGGCAGTCAGTTCAGCATTcatctcctcttcatcttccagcCTTTCAGTCAGCTCTTTGATTTTAGCCTCCAGCTGAATTTTACTCTTTATGAGTCCTTCACATCTTTCTTCAGCATCACCAAGATTATCTTGTTCCTGTTTGTATAGAAAATCATCAGGATGTGAAGTATTAAGTAATCAAAGTTATTGTAACTAGTTCAGACTAATGTGGTATTACATTAGCTTTGTAGAGAGCCTGATTTTAAGTCACATGGATCTTATCTAATAgtggaacagaaaaaacataaagagcAGGAGTACTTGAGGAGCAGATTTGGGATTTTGACATCTGTAACATATGTAGACATACTGCCTGAACTTGAAGCTGCAAGTCGTTCTTCTCTTGGAGAAGTGAGACCATTTTCTCTTCCAGTTCCTTCCTGCGGGCTTCAGATTTTGCAAAAGCCTCTTTCAGCTTGGTAAACTCTTCTTTCATATTGGCCATCTCTTTCTCTGCCTCTGCAGATCTCAGTAGAGGTTTGATCTTAAAGTACAGCTTCATCCAAGGCCAATTCTTGACCCCCATGAAGGCACGAATGTTCCACTGGATCACAAGAAGTGAATCCCTAAGACCAACgagtgttttattttaggtCCAATAAATGAAACAACTAGATCTACAAAAGTTATCAATAATATAATGTAAGAATGTACCTCCTTTCAACGATCTTCTGGAACTCAACCCTTGCTAGCAGACCTCTGGATCGAGCTTGAATCCCAGTGATGATCAGAGCTAATCTGTCATCCCGCATCTCTTCTAGTTGACCCAACAGTCCAGCCTtgaagaaaacctttttgtaAAGATAAAAAACTTAATTCTTTTGACCAGCAAATCAAGTTGGGATCCTAAATATTGTTTAAAGACTGAGAGCTCCCACCTTGGTATGCCCCAATTTATACTGGTTATGATCAATGTCCAAAGAACCCAGCAGTTTTTCAGCAGCCTTCTTGTTGTCAATGAATTGACCCTCAGGAATGGCATTAGGATTCAAAATACGGTATCTTTAACACAATTAGATtcataaaatgaaatggttgtttttatgtacattttatgTACAATTGCGTTTATTCCAAGGCAAACCTCTGCTTGAAATCCCCGTAGAGGATCCTGTTTGGGAAGCCCTTTCTGCAGATCCTGATGCCTTCCAGCACGCCGTTACAGCGCAGCTGGTGCATCACCAGAGGGTTCTCCATGGCCCCAGGAGTCTTGGTCTCATTGGGGATTAGACAGCGCACAAAGTGAGGGTGGGTGGACCGCAGGTTGGTCATCAGCTTGTTCAAGTTCTCCTGTGGAAGTATTCACAAGATTCATGCAGAATATTTGTAATGACATTCTTTTCTCTTATTTAGTATCTGAAGGATTTGCGGGATTTAAGTCACTTTTTGGGGGAAAACAGTTTATCTTATGCCTCAGTCACAACTATCCTTACCAGTGGATACAGGCTGTTTGCATCAGCTTGTTTAAGTTCTCCTGCAGATTttgtttgtaaagaaaattgcCACAAAGAAACGTAGTAGTTTGTTTAAAATCTTCATCAGCACTTTTCTTTCAACAACTAATTACTAACTAAGCAGTCAGTTACAATGTTCAATACCAAAGCAAAAATCGaccatacacacatacatacgaACCCTGTGCAGAGCTGAGACAGTTTGGAAGGACGAGCCTTTCTTTTTGCTACCTTTTCCGCCCTTAGAGTCTTGAGCTAAATAGAAATGAGTTTGAACCTTAAAGTTATACACattaaagaaatctgcatttattatttaaaataaaactgtttataTACCTGACTCAGCTCCAGCATAATTGGCAAAAAGCATAGCTAATAGTTTCATGGTTGACTTCTGGTACAATCCAACCACAGTCTCATTCAGAGGATCCTTGTTCTTCACCAGCCAGTTGTTGATGTTATAATCAACAGTTCCTGCATAATGAACCAGGGAAAAATGGGCCTCTGGTTTTCCTTTGACAACTCTGGGTTTCTGAAAGTTGTTGGATTTCCCCAGGTGGTTGTCATAAAGCTTAGCTTTAAAGGTGGCATCACTGGCTTTGGGGAACATGCACTCCTCTTCAAGGATGGACATGATACCCATGGGCTGAGGGGACAGAAACATATacttaaaaatgatcaaaattccTACCCTGTTTAAGGAGTTTTTGCAGTAAAATCTCTCACCTTTTCAATCAGGTCTATACAGGCCTGGAGATCCATACCAAAATCAATGAAAACCCATTCAATTCCTTCTTTCTTGTACTCTTCTTGCTCCAGCACAAACATGTGATGGTTGAAAAACTGTTGCAGTTTTTCATTGGTGAAGTTGATGCACAGCTGCTCAAAGGTGTtgaactttaataaaaataagattagAAAAACTATCAgtcaaatgttttgtctttaacTACAAATTTTACAGTTGGCATCCATTATAAACTCACATCAAAAATCTCAAATCCAGCAATGTCCAGCACTCCAATGAAGTACTGTCGGGGCTGCTTGGTGTCCAATGACTGGTTGATTCTTATGACCATCCACAGGAACATTTTCTCATACACTGACTTCGACAGTGCACCAATGGCATAGTACACCTAAAAAAAACCACATGTATAAATACTTGTAGATAATATCCTGaattaaagtaataaaatgtatttttcacacCTGGGCAACATTCTGTCCCTTGGTGACCCACTCATTTCCTACTTTGACTCTTGGGTGACAGAGACCTTTGATCAAGTCAGCAGAGTTCAGGCCCATCAGATAAGCAACTTTATCAGCATCTGAACATGAAAACATAATATGTTATAAACACATTCCGAATAAATTACTTGGCACCTactatattgcttttttttcagtcGTTCACTTGGaggaatattgttttttatctttgtattttggtttttacagaAAGATCATTGGGCTAACAGTTTCCCTACCTTCAGTGCCATCTGCCTCTGCTTGCTCCTCTCGCTGCTTCTGCTTAAATTTCATGTTACCAAAGTGCATGATGGCACCAATCAGCTTATAAATACTGTTCTTCTCTTCCTGAGTAAATCCCAGCACATCAAAGGCATCCTATGAAAAATATAGAATCATCATGCTGGGATCAATTTGTTGGTATAAGAAAGCTACACTGGTTGTTGTGAATTGGGGATTTGCCTCACATCAGTGGCCATCAACTCTTCAGCATCATTGATGGATGCTACAGTTGTCTCTCCTTGGGAGATGAAAGCGTAATCATATGGGTTGTTGGTGATGAGCAGCATTTCTaaaggaagacagaaaaaatttaaactatttaaaaattgctgtgaatattgctttttttatatCTCAAAGCTCTTTttacaaatagaaaaatgtatataaCATACTTAGATTGACTGAGTTTACACTTACCCAGTAACTCAGGCTTTGCCTGAGACAAAATCTGGTAGAAAATGTGATAATCCCTCTCTGCCTTGAGTTGGTAGGTAACACGGGATTTTTCAAGAAGGtctgtttaggaaaaaaatacatgtctTTGGAACAGTTTGAAGTATTGGTTTCACCAATTGTTTACcattacatttaaatgtcaacaaaaatgtaagacaattctgcaaaaaaaaaaagttcaatgtgTTGTTCAACcaaatttgtatgtttttaggAGATTGAGTGGGCCCTGGGTTTGCGAAAATGCATTAGGGGTTAGAAATGTCTTAAGTTGCTGTCCTAAATGGTGGTATGAGTACTTACATGTCTCAATGTCAGCAGATGCTAACTTCCCCCTGTTGTCAAAATGAATTCTAATGAATTTACCCTGTAACAGAAAGTTAAATTCTAATTTAACAATAGATTTATAGAGAAATCATTCTGAAAACTTGACATTTTATGTCAGTGAGTTGTGTTTTTCGACTATCACTTACAAATCTGGATGAGTTGTCATTCCTGATGGTTTTGGCATTTCCAAAAGCCTCTAAAGCTGGGTTACACTGGATGATTTGATCTTCCAGTGTGCCCTAATGTAATTAGAAAACCCACGTCACCAGGCAAGCAAAGATATAAACACATTAGAAAATAGTTTGGTGGTTTTTGAAAGagctttgtaaataaaattgtgttgAAGAAAGATTCATACCTTCttctcagcagcagcatctttcTTTAACCCTGGCGCAGCAGCAATGCTGGCAAAGTACTGGATGACGCGTTTGGTGTTCACAGTCTTTCCAGCTCCAGATTCTCCACTGTGtttaagaaacacaaagttttaGGTCTTATCGTTTGAGTATTATGTCAGGaacaaatggggggggggggggggggggaaggagACTTACGTAATCAGGATTGACTGGTTCTCCCTGTCTGTCAgtaggaaatcataaaaaacatcaAGTCAATGTTGAGTTAGGGATGAatagttttaacaaaaagttcaaaagaAATGTACCTGAGAGCATGTACTGGTATGCATTATCAGAGATGGAGAAGATGTGAGGAGGAGCTTCACTCCTCTTCTTTCCTCTGTAGGCAACAACCACCTCCTGGTTGTAGACCGGCAGCCACTTGTAGGGGTTGACAGTCACACAGAACAGCCCAGAGTAGGTCTAATACGTCAAAGAAAGGACGAAACACATCGTTTTCAGATTCTAAGAAAATATCAACGATTAGAAAAACAACCATGCGACTCACATAGATCATCCATGCCGCATAACGCTCTTTGAGGTTAAACAGCACAGCTGGCTCATGGAGGAAGGTGAACATCGCCATGTCTTCAATTTTATCAAACTTTGGCGGATTCTGAGGATGGACATCACACTCCTTCACTGTAACAGTCTGAAAAGAAGcagttttaagttatttttaagTGATATTAAAATAAGTAACttcacatacatttttgtgCACGGATAGAAAATCAACTCACCTTTCCAAATTCAGTTTCAGCAGTGACTTTGTCACCATCACGACTTGTAACTGTTGCTTTCACGTACTCGACCTCAGGGTCAGGAACGAAGCACTCCTTCTTCATGTCAAAAGGACGAGTCTGAGCTTCCAGTCGCTCCTTATCTGACTTTCTTAAAAAGGGAGCAGCAGCTCCAAACTCTGCCATGGCAGCATCCCCCATCTTTTAACCTCTGGCAAATTAAATAACTGTTAATTtgcttaaaaacataaaatgatttcAAGCCCAAGGCAAAAAAAGGTgaatctttattattattttactttatctGGCAGGTATT
Coding sequences:
- the LOC101157595 gene encoding myosin-7; protein product: MGDAAMAEFGAAAPFLRKSDKERLEAQTRPFDMKKECFVPDPEVEYVKATVTSRDGDKVTAETEFGKTVTVKECDVHPQNPPKFDKIEDMAMFTFLHEPAVLFNLKERYAAWMIYTYSGLFCVTVNPYKWLPVYNQEVVVAYRGKKRSEAPPHIFSISDNAYQYMLSDRENQSILITGESGAGKTVNTKRVIQYFASIAAAPGLKKDAAAEKKGTLEDQIIQCNPALEAFGNAKTIRNDNSSRFGKFIRIHFDNRGKLASADIETYLLEKSRVTYQLKAERDYHIFYQILSQAKPELLEMLLITNNPYDYAFISQGETTVASINDAEELMATDDAFDVLGFTQEEKNSIYKLIGAIMHFGNMKFKQKQREEQAEADGTEDADKVAYLMGLNSADLIKGLCHPRVKVGNEWVTKGQNVAQVYYAIGALSKSVYEKMFLWMVIRINQSLDTKQPRQYFIGVLDIAGFEIFDFNTFEQLCINFTNEKLQQFFNHHMFVLEQEEYKKEGIEWVFIDFGMDLQACIDLIEKPMGIMSILEEECMFPKASDATFKAKLYDNHLGKSNNFQKPRVVKGKPEAHFSLVHYAGTVDYNINNWLVKNKDPLNETVVGLYQKSTMKLLAMLFANYAGAESAQDSKGGKGSKKKGSSFQTVSALHRENLNKLMTNLRSTHPHFVRCLIPNETKTPGAMENPLVMHQLRCNGVLEGIRICRKGFPNRILYGDFKQRYRILNPNAIPEGQFIDNKKAAEKLLGSLDIDHNQYKLGHTKVFFKAGLLGQLEEMRDDRLALIITGIQARSRGLLARVEFQKIVERRDSLLVIQWNIRAFMGVKNWPWMKLYFKIKPLLRSAEAEKEMANMKEEFTKLKEAFAKSEARRKELEEKMVSLLQEKNDLQLQVQAEQDNLGDAEERCEGLIKSKIQLEAKIKELTERLEDEEEMNAELTAKKRKLEDECSELKKDIDDLELTLAKVEKEKHATENKVKNLTEEMAALDEIIAKLTKEKKALQEAHQQTLDDLQSEEDKVNTLTKAKAKLEQQVDDLEGSLEQEKKIRMDLERAKRKLEGDLKLAQESVMDLENDKQQLEERLKKKDFEISQLNGKIEDEQAMCAQLQKKLKELQARIEELEEELEAERAARAKVEKQRADLARELEEISERLEEAGGATAAQIEMNKKREAEFQKLRRDLEEATLHHESTTASLRKKQADSVADLGEQIDNLQRVKQKLEKEKSELKLELDDVVSNMEQIVKSKNNLEKMCRSLEDQMNEYKTKSEEGQRTINDFTMQKAKLQTENGEFQRQLEEKDSLVSQLTRGKQSYTQQIDDLKRQLEEEVKAKNALAHAVQSARHDCDLLREQYEEEQEAKAELQRSMSKANSEVAQWRTKYETDAIQRTEELEEAKKKLAQRLQEAEEAVEAVNAKCSSLEKTKHRLQNEIEDLMVDVERSNAAAAALDKKQRNFDKVLAEWKQKYEESQSELESSQKEARSLSTELFKLKNSYEEALEHLETMKRENKNLQEEISDLTEQIGEGGKSIHELEKIRKQLEQEKSEIQTALEEAEASLEHEEGKILRVQLEFNQIKADMERKIAEKDEEMEQAKRNQQRVVDTLQSSLEAETRSRNEALRIKKKMEGDLNEMEIQLSQANRQAAEAQKQLKAVHAHLKDSQLQLDESLRANDDMKENIAIVERRNTLLLAEVEELRAALEQTERSRKLAEQELLDVSERVQLLHSQNTSLLNHKKKLESDTVQLQTEVEEAVQECRNAEEKAKKAITDAAMMAEELKKEQDTSAHLERMKKNMEQTIKDLQHRLDEAEQIAMKGGKKMVQKLEARIRELENEIEAEQRKSSDSIKGVRKYERRIKELTYQTEEDRKNLARLQDLVDKLQLKVKSYKKAAEEAEEQANTNLTKFRKLQHELDEAEERADIAESQVNKLRAKSRDVGSKKGHEEE